In the genome of Ancylomarina subtilis, one region contains:
- a CDS encoding alpha/beta hydrolase-fold protein, with amino-acid sequence MKNGLKIALTTGLMILSLNCINAQVNQRFLQKVGVVDSLYSQILNESRNIYVQLPASYTPEKNQKYPVVFILDGEVFLPTVSDVQNYYSGGFTPEMVLVGISNKKNRIRDLTTSTITTKYGMPFNEKNGEADHFSQFIEKELIPFIENKYPVTNFRTLIGHSYGGLFTIHMLINHPTLFANYIAIDPSLDWDDQKLLKKAQGLLVGQKYKNKSLFMSLSGQLHMQNSKITLDNVMQDTTDFSLFARSNIAFSNLIRQNAKKNGLVFDWKFYPGDIHGTIPFPSIMDGLLSLFKWYQMENTDKINSFDTPKDELLAIIRYREQKLKEHFTYSEPPYPEELLNMSGYMNMDMQQFEKAKMYLELAIEYYPESANAFDSMADYYEAKGDLNNAIKYVSKALELSGNDFYKKKIEGLKMKKK; translated from the coding sequence ATGAAAAATGGACTAAAAATAGCATTGACAACAGGACTCATGATCCTTTCCCTAAATTGTATCAATGCACAAGTAAATCAAAGGTTTTTGCAAAAAGTTGGTGTTGTGGATAGTCTATATTCCCAAATCCTAAACGAGTCGAGAAATATTTATGTGCAATTGCCTGCCAGTTATACCCCGGAGAAAAATCAAAAATACCCTGTCGTTTTTATTTTAGACGGCGAAGTGTTTCTTCCTACAGTCAGTGATGTTCAAAATTATTATAGCGGTGGCTTTACGCCTGAAATGGTACTCGTAGGAATTTCGAATAAAAAAAACAGAATAAGAGATCTGACGACTTCAACCATCACAACAAAATACGGTATGCCTTTTAATGAAAAAAATGGAGAGGCTGATCATTTTAGTCAATTTATAGAGAAAGAACTTATTCCATTTATAGAAAACAAATATCCGGTGACCAATTTTAGAACATTAATTGGTCACTCATATGGAGGCTTGTTCACCATTCATATGCTAATTAATCATCCAACTTTATTTGCCAACTATATAGCTATAGACCCAAGTCTTGATTGGGATGACCAAAAACTACTGAAAAAGGCGCAAGGATTACTTGTTGGTCAGAAATATAAAAACAAATCTTTATTTATGTCTTTAAGTGGGCAATTGCATATGCAAAATTCAAAGATAACTCTGGACAATGTCATGCAAGATACAACTGACTTTAGCTTGTTTGCCCGTTCAAACATTGCCTTTTCGAACTTAATTAGGCAAAATGCGAAAAAAAACGGATTAGTATTTGACTGGAAATTTTATCCCGGCGATATACATGGCACAATCCCCTTTCCTTCCATCATGGATGGTTTGCTCTCTCTTTTTAAATGGTATCAGATGGAAAATACCGATAAAATAAACTCATTTGACACTCCCAAAGATGAGCTTCTCGCTATAATTAGATATAGAGAACAGAAACTCAAAGAGCATTTTACTTATTCAGAACCGCCTTATCCTGAGGAACTGTTAAATATGTCAGGATATATGAATATGGATATGCAACAGTTTGAAAAGGCGAAAATGTACTTAGAACTTGCTATTGAGTATTATCCTGAAAGTGCAAATGCCTTTGATTCTATGGCTGATTATTATGAAGCCAAAGGCGACTTAAACAATGCAATTAAATATGTATCCAAAGCTTTAGAATTAAGTGGTAACGATTTCTATAAGAAAAAAATCGAAGGGCTTAAAATGAAAAAAAAATAA
- a CDS encoding porin, giving the protein MKKYFVYIVVLLLPILAVAQKQENKSDLKYQSLIPVEKQSLLKNIDVIFNTRLAFDNKFEDGDYESSNFSSNQFRLEIKGKIHEKVSFRFRDRYTREHQVGDLDNMSRSTDLAYLVFTLTPQTKLTVGKQSTDWGGMELDLNPIDILEYNDLIEYADNYLIGATVSHTLKDGKHTFGLQALNTRTKSLAVQYAGYDISGIKAAKAPLAFVSSWRGSLFEGKLKTAYSYSYFIEAKSKVLHYFVLGNKFQSKDFTLMYDFQYSFEALDNKGIATNIIASGFQAPAEDVKYVEHWLRAEYQIQPKINLLLTVMTNNTYAKFNGNSTEKLVTTYGLIPTIQYSPFKDLNLKFYASYVARKYNYSNYSKTQFSSADRNTGRFSIGIISPLLVF; this is encoded by the coding sequence ATGAAAAAATATTTTGTTTATATAGTAGTTCTTTTGCTGCCAATTCTTGCAGTTGCGCAAAAGCAAGAAAATAAATCCGACCTCAAATACCAGTCCTTAATTCCTGTAGAAAAGCAGTCATTATTAAAAAATATTGATGTTATTTTTAACACCCGTTTAGCATTTGATAATAAATTTGAAGATGGAGATTATGAAAGTTCTAACTTTTCTTCCAATCAATTCCGATTGGAAATTAAAGGTAAGATACATGAAAAGGTCAGCTTCAGATTTCGAGACAGATATACTCGCGAGCACCAAGTGGGAGATCTTGACAATATGAGTCGATCAACTGATCTTGCTTATTTAGTTTTCACACTTACACCTCAAACTAAACTTACAGTTGGTAAACAATCTACTGATTGGGGTGGAATGGAGCTGGACTTAAATCCGATTGATATCTTGGAATACAATGATCTGATAGAATATGCCGACAACTATTTGATAGGTGCAACTGTTTCTCATACTTTGAAAGACGGAAAACACACATTTGGTCTTCAAGCATTAAATACGAGAACAAAATCTTTAGCTGTTCAATATGCGGGATATGATATTTCCGGGATTAAAGCTGCGAAAGCACCTTTGGCCTTTGTATCTTCCTGGAGAGGAAGCTTATTTGAAGGAAAACTAAAAACAGCTTATAGTTACAGTTACTTCATTGAAGCTAAGAGCAAAGTGTTGCACTATTTCGTATTGGGTAATAAGTTCCAGTCAAAAGACTTCACTCTTATGTATGATTTTCAATACAGTTTCGAAGCTTTGGACAATAAAGGGATTGCTACGAATATCATTGCCTCAGGCTTTCAAGCTCCGGCAGAAGATGTTAAGTATGTTGAACATTGGTTGAGAGCAGAATATCAAATTCAACCTAAGATTAACTTACTTTTAACAGTGATGACAAACAATACATATGCTAAATTTAACGGCAATTCAACTGAGAAATTGGTTACGACTTATGGACTAATTCCTACCATACAGTATTCGCCTTTCAAAGATCTAAACTTGAAGTTTTATGCTAGTTATGTAGCCAGAAAATACAACTACTCCAATTATTCAAAAACTCAGTTTTCATCTGCAGACAGAAATACCGGACGATTCAGTATTGGTATTATTTCGCCATTACTGGTTTTTTAG
- a CDS encoding type II asparaginase, whose protein sequence is MKTSLIKKSIFVLFLFVFTLQTQAQTKKKTTKILPRVTILATGGTIAGAGESATKAAYTAGKLSIDILLSAVPEIHDIAQIKGEQIAKIGSQDMSVEVWLKLSKRINEIFKENSADAIVITHGTDTMEETATFLDLTTLSDKPVVLVGAMRASTAMSQDGNKNLLDAVIVAADPKSQGKGVLVAMNELVFDGRDVTKTITTSTSTFASRNFGPIGLIYDGKVNYYYQSLRNPAKKFDVTKAMSLPQVEIIYGYADASPVTVDALLNTNVKGIVYAGMGNGNFNAAVGKSLEKASKKGIVVCRSNRTGAGRTTLFNEVDDAALGFVVGDDLNPQKARILLMLSLMETSDRAKIQSNFFNY, encoded by the coding sequence ATGAAAACGAGTTTAATAAAAAAGAGCATATTCGTACTGTTTTTGTTTGTTTTCACATTACAAACGCAGGCTCAAACTAAAAAGAAAACGACTAAGATATTGCCAAGAGTAACCATTCTTGCAACTGGAGGGACTATTGCAGGTGCAGGAGAATCAGCAACTAAAGCTGCTTATACTGCTGGGAAATTATCGATTGATATTTTATTAAGTGCTGTACCTGAAATTCACGATATAGCCCAAATTAAAGGAGAACAAATTGCTAAAATTGGTAGCCAGGACATGAGCGTTGAAGTTTGGTTAAAACTTTCAAAAAGAATAAATGAGATTTTTAAAGAGAATTCTGCAGACGCTATTGTCATTACTCATGGTACCGACACGATGGAAGAAACTGCTACATTTCTTGATTTAACAACATTGTCTGACAAACCAGTTGTATTGGTTGGTGCGATGCGTGCTTCTACTGCAATGAGTCAAGATGGCAATAAAAACTTGTTAGACGCAGTCATCGTTGCTGCAGATCCTAAAAGTCAGGGGAAAGGCGTTTTAGTAGCAATGAATGAATTGGTTTTTGATGGTAGAGATGTAACAAAAACGATTACCACCAGTACGTCAACTTTTGCTTCCCGTAATTTCGGCCCCATTGGTTTAATATATGATGGGAAAGTAAATTATTATTACCAATCATTGCGCAATCCTGCAAAAAAATTCGACGTAACGAAAGCGATGTCTTTACCTCAAGTTGAAATTATATACGGCTATGCCGATGCCAGTCCGGTTACAGTTGATGCCCTTTTAAACACAAACGTTAAGGGGATTGTTTATGCTGGTATGGGTAATGGTAATTTTAATGCGGCTGTTGGTAAATCTCTTGAAAAAGCATCTAAAAAAGGAATTGTGGTTTGTCGTTCAAATAGAACGGGAGCTGGTAGAACGACATTGTTTAACGAAGTAGATGATGCTGCTCTTGGTTTTGTTGTTGGAGATGATCTTAATCCTCAAAAGGCCCGAATTTTATTGATGTTATCTTTAATGGAAACGAGTGATCGTGCTAAAATCCAAAGTAACTTTTTCAACTATTAA
- a CDS encoding aspartate ammonia-lyase, with protein sequence MKNVNKRTILLSLLLVFCMMLNGFSQEYRTETDLLGDIKVPKDAYYGAQAARAMENFHISGQYVNDYPDFIKAWGMVKLACARANTEAGKMKPEILKPIEEACQELIAGNFLDQFKIDLYQGGAGTSTNMNVNEVLANIALEKSGQAKGNYKKISPNDHLNMSQSTNDTYPSSLKLGMLLHNDRLIKELNELKKSFRKLGHENIDIVKMGRTEFQDAVPMTVGQEFHSFAAMLEWDIANIEHASQSLMVLNMGGTAIGTGLNTPKGYDKYVIEHLRKISGYDVVNADDLIAATSCLQGFVVYSSALKTLATTLSKISNDLINLSSGPRNGLFEINLPARQPGSSIMPGKVNPVIPELMAFVSYRVMGNDVTVNIAASDGDLQLNAYEPVVGLTIFESQKLLTNTIKTFRVQCVNGITVNKDVHKRNLETTIGIVTALNPVLGHHVGDELAKEAKATGKGILELVREKKLLTEEQIKVLLSPKNMTGLDKSKYENK encoded by the coding sequence ATGAAAAATGTAAATAAACGAACAATTTTGCTAAGCTTACTTCTTGTTTTTTGCATGATGCTGAATGGATTTTCACAAGAGTATAGAACTGAAACAGATTTACTGGGTGACATAAAAGTTCCTAAAGACGCCTACTACGGAGCCCAAGCTGCAAGAGCAATGGAAAATTTTCATATCTCTGGCCAGTATGTTAATGATTATCCTGACTTTATTAAGGCTTGGGGAATGGTGAAATTGGCTTGTGCCCGGGCAAACACCGAAGCCGGTAAAATGAAGCCTGAAATTTTGAAACCAATCGAAGAAGCATGTCAGGAATTAATTGCAGGAAATTTTCTTGATCAGTTTAAGATTGACCTCTATCAGGGAGGTGCAGGAACATCAACCAATATGAATGTTAATGAGGTATTAGCGAATATTGCACTTGAAAAGTCCGGACAAGCCAAAGGGAACTATAAGAAGATTTCTCCCAATGATCATTTGAATATGTCACAATCAACCAATGATACATATCCGTCATCATTAAAGTTAGGTATGTTGTTGCATAATGATCGCTTAATAAAAGAACTTAATGAACTGAAAAAATCGTTCAGGAAATTGGGGCACGAAAATATCGATATCGTGAAAATGGGTCGTACTGAATTCCAGGACGCCGTACCTATGACCGTTGGGCAGGAATTTCATTCTTTTGCTGCAATGTTGGAATGGGATATTGCTAATATAGAACATGCAAGTCAATCTCTAATGGTCCTTAATATGGGTGGTACTGCAATTGGTACAGGTTTAAATACACCTAAAGGTTATGACAAATATGTGATTGAACATCTTAGAAAAATTTCGGGTTATGATGTGGTCAATGCTGATGATTTGATTGCAGCGACATCTTGTTTACAAGGATTTGTCGTGTATTCTTCGGCTTTAAAAACCTTAGCAACAACCCTATCGAAAATATCAAATGACCTGATCAATCTGTCATCGGGACCAAGGAATGGTTTGTTTGAGATTAACCTTCCTGCACGACAACCAGGTTCATCTATCATGCCTGGGAAAGTAAATCCGGTAATCCCCGAACTGATGGCTTTTGTCAGCTACCGTGTTATGGGGAATGACGTAACTGTAAATATTGCTGCATCAGATGGTGATTTACAATTGAATGCATACGAACCCGTTGTGGGGCTTACAATTTTTGAATCACAAAAATTACTGACCAATACGATAAAAACTTTCCGAGTTCAATGTGTCAATGGCATCACGGTCAATAAGGATGTTCACAAACGCAATTTAGAAACTACTATTGGTATTGTTACCGCTTTAAATCCTGTCTTGGGCCATCATGTAGGTGACGAACTGGCCAAAGAAGCCAAAGCAACGGGTAAAGGAATTTTAGAATTGGTAAGAGAGAAAAAACTGCTTACAGAGGAACAAATAAAGGTCTTATTATCACCGAAGAATATGACAGGATTGGATAAATCAAAATATGAAAACAAATAG
- a CDS encoding anaerobic C4-dicarboxylate transporter family protein, with product MLWIELIIFLAIIIIGARIGGIAMGTMAGIGLVIFIFVLKLPVGSPPVIVLGMILAVITALSTMEAAGGLDFLVGMAEKIMRKRPQNITFVAPLVTYILVLASGTQHVIYALLPIIAEISRKSGIRPERPMSMSVIAAMQGLVSSPISASTVAMIGILSVMGVSLPQMLLVIIPSTLIAVVIGSITVLKKGKELADDPIYQQRLKDGKIIALEATKTPDKKTLKNAKGSTFMFFFAIIMIVIIGMFPELRPSYEWMVDGKLTEDQIGMGPAIMIIMLAIGGLIMVIFKAKASKAVGGSIMKSGVVALISILGIAWLGSSFFEGNRLVIVESISQAIEGYQWVFGFGLFTLSIMLFSQAATVVTLMPVGLALGLDAELLIALYPAVNGYFVLPTYGTILAAISFDQTGTTKIGNRLVNHSFMVPGLVTTFSAVIIALLITYIT from the coding sequence ATGCTTTGGATTGAGTTGATAATCTTTTTGGCAATCATAATTATTGGTGCTCGAATTGGTGGTATCGCAATGGGTACAATGGCTGGTATCGGATTGGTCATTTTTATATTTGTTTTGAAATTACCTGTTGGAAGCCCCCCTGTAATTGTGTTGGGAATGATCCTTGCCGTGATTACGGCACTTTCTACTATGGAGGCTGCCGGAGGTCTTGATTTTCTGGTAGGCATGGCAGAGAAAATCATGCGGAAACGACCTCAGAACATCACTTTTGTGGCTCCTTTGGTAACTTACATTCTTGTTCTGGCTTCTGGAACACAACACGTTATTTATGCATTATTACCCATCATTGCTGAGATATCACGAAAATCGGGTATTCGACCGGAAAGGCCAATGTCCATGTCGGTTATTGCAGCCATGCAGGGGCTTGTGTCTTCCCCTATTTCTGCTTCAACAGTGGCCATGATTGGTATTCTATCGGTTATGGGAGTGAGTCTTCCTCAAATGTTACTGGTCATTATTCCTTCCACTTTAATAGCTGTTGTTATCGGCTCAATAACCGTTCTTAAAAAAGGCAAAGAGTTAGCTGATGACCCTATTTATCAGCAACGATTGAAAGATGGAAAAATTATTGCCTTGGAAGCGACCAAAACTCCAGATAAAAAAACTTTAAAAAACGCCAAAGGTTCTACATTTATGTTTTTTTTCGCCATTATAATGATCGTTATAATTGGCATGTTTCCTGAATTAAGACCTTCTTATGAATGGATGGTTGATGGAAAACTTACAGAAGATCAAATTGGGATGGGACCTGCCATAATGATCATCATGTTGGCTATAGGAGGCTTAATCATGGTCATTTTTAAGGCAAAAGCAAGCAAGGCTGTCGGTGGAAGCATTATGAAGAGTGGTGTTGTGGCTCTGATTTCAATTTTAGGAATTGCCTGGTTGGGTTCTTCATTTTTTGAAGGAAACCGACTCGTTATTGTTGAAAGTATTTCCCAAGCCATTGAAGGTTATCAATGGGTGTTTGGTTTTGGTTTATTTACCTTATCAATTATGCTTTTTAGCCAGGCAGCTACCGTCGTGACTTTAATGCCAGTTGGACTAGCCCTGGGGCTTGATGCTGAACTATTAATAGCCCTATACCCCGCCGTAAACGGATACTTTGTGCTTCCAACCTATGGAACAATACTGGCTGCTATTTCCTTTGACCAAACCGGAACGACCAAAATTGGCAACCGATTGGTGAATCACAGTTTTATGGTTCCCGGATTGGTGACAACCTTTTCTGCTGTCATTATTGCTTTACTCATAACTTATATCACATAA
- a CDS encoding GNAT family N-acetyltransferase produces the protein MNDFNIGKIGRLMRRDYQIKGLLTKYKIGKSMVEEFKIRKAEPDEYPEIERIFEAQGLENNKTGVKVFNGYSVEVFDRLIGGAEVMLQEGEYTFSVAVIDDFKGQGIGKSLFQIVEEKIRNLGAKRILIQAKVPAYWSKFGFVEIVDPNDAPKTFRCDGCSQYGKDCFPKIMVLDL, from the coding sequence ATGAATGACTTTAATATCGGGAAAATTGGGAGATTAATGCGCCGAGACTATCAGATAAAAGGGTTATTAACTAAATACAAAATAGGTAAAAGTATGGTGGAAGAGTTTAAAATAAGGAAGGCTGAACCAGATGAATATCCTGAAATTGAACGAATATTTGAAGCTCAGGGATTAGAGAACAATAAAACCGGAGTCAAGGTTTTTAATGGATATTCAGTTGAAGTGTTTGACAGGCTAATAGGTGGAGCAGAAGTGATGCTTCAAGAGGGAGAATATACTTTTTCTGTTGCTGTGATTGACGATTTTAAAGGGCAGGGCATTGGAAAATCATTATTTCAAATAGTGGAAGAAAAAATACGGAACTTAGGAGCTAAGAGGATACTGATTCAAGCAAAAGTTCCTGCTTATTGGTCAAAGTTTGGCTTTGTTGAAATTGTTGATCCTAATGATGCTCCAAAAACTTTTCGGTGCGATGGCTGTTCTCAATATGGGAAAGACTGCTTTCCAAAGATAATGGTTTTAGATTTATGA
- a CDS encoding RluA family pseudouridine synthase, whose protein sequence is MEEIQKKNKKPSNKYQPKGLTILYEDQDIIVVNKVSGLLTMASAREREKTAYFLLSQYVKKGSQKSKNRIFIVHRLDKDTSGVLVFAKTEKAKFFLQDEWQSFSKTYVAVVEGKMREKEGIITSYLAENSIHRVFSVRNADKGKFAKTGYQVIKESERFSLLRIRLYTGRKNQIRVHFAEHGCPVAGDKVYGEKSVGIKRLALHSAKLTLRHPHTKKEMTFEANTPSYFKQLIK, encoded by the coding sequence ATGGAAGAAATTCAGAAAAAAAATAAAAAACCGTCGAATAAATACCAACCTAAAGGACTCACGATACTTTACGAAGACCAGGATATTATTGTTGTAAATAAAGTGAGTGGTTTGTTAACCATGGCCAGTGCCCGTGAGCGAGAGAAAACGGCCTATTTTCTTTTAAGTCAGTATGTGAAAAAAGGCAGTCAGAAATCGAAGAACAGAATTTTTATTGTACACCGTTTGGATAAGGATACCTCAGGCGTATTGGTTTTTGCAAAAACCGAAAAAGCAAAATTTTTCCTTCAGGATGAATGGCAGAGTTTTAGCAAGACATACGTGGCGGTAGTTGAAGGTAAAATGCGTGAGAAAGAAGGCATCATCACCTCTTATTTGGCAGAGAATAGTATTCATCGTGTTTTCTCTGTCAGAAATGCGGACAAAGGCAAGTTTGCCAAAACAGGTTATCAGGTTATCAAAGAGTCGGAACGTTTCAGCTTATTAAGGATCCGTTTGTACACGGGACGAAAAAACCAGATTCGTGTGCATTTTGCCGAACATGGCTGTCCGGTAGCCGGCGATAAGGTTTATGGTGAAAAAAGCGTGGGAATCAAACGTCTTGCGCTTCATTCTGCAAAATTAACCCTCAGACATCCACATACCAAGAAGGAAATGACCTTTGAAGCCAATACGCCAAGCTATTTTAAGCAGCTGATTAAATAA
- a CDS encoding radical SAM protein: protein MEASDIYDNDLINKNSQDFIEFPQIKWFNAYRDEQLINRRADLLDFTNDNLLFKGTKPFYKQISKGCKLCGAGFWSCLFITGKCNANCFYCPTSQTHDDLPTTQGLSFESASAYAEYVNHFKFKGVGFSGGEPFLVYDRVVEFLKKLRKKCSPDLYVWLYTNGILVDEIKLKKLASLGLNEIRFDIGATNFSLDKVKMAKGIIPNVTIEIPAIPEELERMKLLLPEMIKAGVSNLNLHQLRLTKYNAPKLLKRDYTYVADERPLVLESEIMALELIKYAMEAHLEMGINYCSFNFKHRFQKAGFRSQIANALADDSEIINTNGFVRNLKGHHLSYERISVTDFDNQNGLSLDLKYKKYSVKRDAIMKNIELSPQLLSEVETLISEGETRIPKDELLYKIWRMEHIENKLRKF from the coding sequence ATGGAAGCCTCAGATATTTACGACAATGACCTGATTAATAAGAATAGTCAGGATTTTATAGAATTCCCTCAAATCAAATGGTTTAATGCCTATCGTGATGAACAGTTGATCAATCGAAGAGCCGACCTGTTGGACTTCACAAATGACAATCTGCTGTTTAAGGGGACCAAACCTTTTTATAAACAAATTTCAAAGGGCTGTAAGCTTTGCGGAGCAGGCTTCTGGAGCTGTTTGTTTATCACGGGCAAATGCAATGCAAATTGTTTTTATTGTCCCACATCGCAAACCCACGACGATTTGCCTACGACTCAGGGCTTGAGTTTCGAATCGGCTTCGGCCTACGCCGAATATGTCAATCATTTTAAGTTTAAAGGGGTTGGATTCAGTGGAGGAGAACCCTTCTTAGTTTATGATAGAGTAGTTGAGTTTCTGAAGAAGCTGAGAAAAAAGTGTTCTCCCGATTTGTATGTCTGGCTTTATACCAATGGAATCCTTGTTGACGAAATCAAATTGAAGAAACTGGCCTCTTTGGGTTTAAACGAAATACGTTTTGATATAGGCGCCACAAATTTTAGTCTCGACAAAGTGAAAATGGCTAAGGGGATCATCCCCAATGTGACCATTGAAATACCGGCTATCCCTGAGGAACTGGAACGAATGAAATTGCTTTTGCCTGAGATGATAAAGGCGGGAGTGAGCAACCTGAACCTGCATCAGCTTAGACTAACCAAATACAATGCACCTAAACTCTTAAAAAGAGACTATACTTATGTGGCTGATGAGCGACCGCTGGTTTTGGAATCGGAAATTATGGCATTGGAACTGATTAAATATGCCATGGAGGCTCATCTTGAGATGGGAATAAATTATTGTTCGTTCAACTTTAAACATCGTTTCCAGAAAGCAGGATTTCGTTCTCAAATTGCCAATGCCTTAGCCGATGATTCCGAAATTATCAATACCAATGGTTTTGTCCGAAATCTGAAAGGGCATCACTTGAGTTACGAACGTATCTCGGTGACTGATTTTGATAATCAGAATGGTTTAAGTTTAGATTTAAAATACAAAAAATATTCTGTGAAGCGGGATGCGATCATGAAAAATATTGAATTAAGCCCTCAGTTATTATCTGAAGTGGAAACATTAATTAGCGAAGGCGAAACCCGAATTCCTAAGGATGAATTATTGTACAAAATTTGGCGGATGGAACATATCGAGAACAAACTTCGTAAGTTTTAA
- a CDS encoding FKBP-type peptidyl-prolyl cis-trans isomerase, translating to MTIAKDKVVSVIYELRTELEGEIIEKAVAETPLTFHCGAGQMLEKFEANLMGLSVGSAFDFKLATEEAYGLASEEAVIDLPKNIFEVNGEFDSEMIKEGNVVPMQDSSGRRMNGIVLEIGETTVKMDFNHPLAGDDLFFKGEVIEVRDATQEEMDALKAEANGCAPGGCGGGCSC from the coding sequence ATGACTATTGCTAAAGACAAAGTAGTATCAGTTATATATGAGTTGAGAACTGAACTTGAAGGAGAAATCATCGAGAAAGCAGTTGCTGAAACTCCATTAACATTTCACTGTGGTGCAGGACAAATGTTAGAGAAATTCGAAGCGAACCTAATGGGTCTTTCTGTTGGATCAGCTTTCGATTTTAAATTGGCTACTGAAGAGGCTTATGGTCTTGCTTCTGAAGAGGCTGTTATCGATTTACCAAAGAACATTTTCGAGGTAAACGGTGAGTTCGACTCAGAAATGATTAAAGAAGGTAACGTTGTACCTATGCAAGATAGCTCAGGTCGTCGTATGAATGGTATCGTTCTTGAAATTGGCGAAACAACTGTTAAGATGGACTTCAATCACCCATTAGCTGGTGACGATTTGTTTTTCAAAGGTGAAGTTATCGAAGTGCGTGACGCAACTCAGGAAGAAATGGATGCGCTTAAAGCTGAAGCTAACGGATGTGCTCCTGGCGGATGTGGCGGCGGATGTTCTTGCTAA
- a CDS encoding dicarboxylate/amino acid:cation symporter — protein MTKKKMPLYVKILIGMVLGTVAGLFAVKMGWDQFTFNWIKPWGAIFLNLLKLIAVPLIFVSLVKGISSLSNISKLSRIGFKTISLYVISTVIAVSSGLILVNTIQPGNTFPEAKKIELQEKYHTTVDLKKDQAAKVKEETPLQFLVDMVPSNFFEAASDNTKMLQIIFFAILFGIAMVLLEEKQIVVVRDFFNGIDAIILKIIDLIMAFAPYGVFALIAGLIVDFSGDVDLFAALGLYAITVILGLLVMIFIIYPLFLRLFTPVSYRDFYRKISPAQLLAFSTSSSAATLPVTLDRAENHLGVANEVASFVLPVGVTINMDGTSCYQAIAAVFIAQVFDVPLDIYDQLIIVMTATLASIGTPGIPGGSIVMLIIVLSSVGIPIEGLALILGIDRPLDMLRTVVNVTGDTTVATIVAQSEGKLNYNPELIPQTVEVKK, from the coding sequence ATGACAAAGAAAAAAATGCCACTTTATGTGAAAATATTAATCGGAATGGTTTTGGGTACTGTTGCAGGTCTTTTTGCCGTTAAAATGGGCTGGGATCAGTTTACCTTCAACTGGATTAAGCCCTGGGGAGCCATCTTTTTAAATCTACTGAAACTGATTGCCGTTCCTTTGATTTTTGTTTCTCTGGTAAAGGGGATTTCAAGTTTGTCAAACATCTCAAAGCTTTCTCGTATTGGTTTTAAAACCATTTCACTTTATGTGATCTCCACCGTGATTGCAGTAAGTTCAGGCCTGATTTTAGTGAATACCATACAGCCAGGCAACACCTTTCCCGAGGCGAAGAAAATAGAGCTTCAGGAGAAATACCATACAACGGTCGATTTAAAGAAAGATCAGGCTGCTAAGGTGAAAGAAGAAACGCCACTGCAATTTTTAGTTGATATGGTGCCATCTAACTTTTTTGAGGCGGCCAGCGACAATACCAAGATGTTGCAGATTATCTTTTTTGCGATTCTGTTTGGTATTGCTATGGTTTTGCTTGAAGAAAAGCAAATCGTTGTGGTGCGGGATTTCTTCAATGGTATCGATGCCATTATTCTTAAAATAATTGATCTGATCATGGCCTTTGCACCCTATGGTGTGTTTGCCCTTATTGCGGGCTTGATTGTCGATTTTTCCGGCGATGTTGATCTGTTTGCAGCATTGGGTTTGTACGCCATTACCGTGATTTTGGGTTTATTGGTGATGATCTTTATTATTTATCCGCTTTTCTTACGCTTGTTCACGCCCGTTTCGTATCGCGATTTTTATAGGAAAATTAGTCCGGCTCAGCTTCTGGCATTTTCAACCTCTTCTTCAGCGGCAACACTTCCAGTTACACTCGATAGAGCTGAGAATCATTTAGGGGTAGCCAACGAAGTGGCTAGTTTTGTTTTGCCGGTAGGTGTAACCATCAATATGGATGGGACCAGTTGTTACCAAGCCATAGCGGCTGTATTTATTGCACAGGTATTTGATGTGCCTTTGGATATTTACGACCAACTCATCATTGTAATGACGGCAACTTTGGCTTCTATCGGAACACCGGGAATACCAGGGGGGAGTATTGTCATGTTAATCATTGTTCTGTCATCGGTGGGTATTCCTATTGAAGGTCTTGCCTTGATTTTGGGTATCGATAGACCCCTGGATATGTTGCGAACCGTAGTGAATGTAACGGGTGACACCACCGTCGCTACCATTGTAGCCCAATCCGAAGGGAAATTGAACTATAATCCTGAACTCATCCCTCAAACTGTTGAAGTGAAAAAGTAG